AAGGTTACCCTCCGAAACATAAATCTCTTTACCCGTAAGGGAGATCTCTCCTTTGTACACCTCCTGAGCAAAAGCCGGAACAACCATCTGTTGCGCCAACAAAAACAATATTATAAGACTCTTTTTCATTATAGATTGACTATCGTTATTTCTATCTTGTTTTCTTTGTTTTTTTCTCTTTTACCAAAGCATATAAACCAGTGAAACGGCTACTTTGGTAGGACCCAAATAATTCTTATGACCGCTGCTAAGCTTTTCTCCGCAATGGGCGCAACGGTAACGGTCATAACTTGCTCGAACGTATCCCAATCCAAAAGTGGCTTCCAATCCCCAACGAGGAGAGAGTATCCATTGGTAACCGTAAGAGAGACCTGCCCCCATCACTGAACCTTCATAACGCCAACTCTTCGTACCTTTATATAATCCGGCGAGAAGATCCGTATCGGCTATATTAAACTCTCCCGCCAATAGATGTATTCCCCAGAAATGTCCGCTAAAGGGACGACAAGCCCATAAACGCAACTCGGGTTGCACCAGCCAATGCTTCCAACGTTTCAGACTCTCTTTGGAACCGAAAGGATTGTAATGCAAAGAAACATCCACACTAAAACGACCACCCAAAGATTGCTCGAAACTCACATTGGGAGAAAAGAACGCGTTCGAAAGAAGGTCGCTCTTCACAGCCAGAGACTGACTCCAAACAGTAGAAGTCAAGCCAAAAATTGAGCATAGCAGTATGAGTGTTGTTATTCGTTTGATCATAACGTATTAGCGTTGTTCACTTAAAAAGATATCAGTCAGATGAATATCAGCCAGATAACGACAGGCCATCTGGTTTAATACCCCCAGACGACGACCGGCAAGACCATAATGATTATAAATATCCTCACTGTCTTCTACCGAAAGTTCGATACCTCCACCCGTGGCAACAGCAATATCACAAAGAGAAATCTGATTAAGAGGATAGCAAAGTTCATAAGAACTTAGCTTTATACCACATTTGCATCCCGGCTTAAGACGTATAAGCCCAAAAGAGAGGAACTTGTCCAATAGCATGCGTACCTCTGTTGAAGAAAGTCCATGCTCGCGCCTACTCTCTGATGCAGAGAGACCATAATGAATGTCTTTGAGCAAAGACACGGCTTTGATTACTTTTAAGCTTAACATAATCCTATTTTTATACTTGTTTTCTGTTTGTTTTAATCCTTTTTCTGTTACTTCATAGGTAACGGAAGTAGAATAAGAAACAGAGGATGAAAAAGAAATTAAAAAGATGGGTGATAGTCAAAATATTTTCAATATTAATATTTTGCAGGATTCTGTTCTTTATAACCGAAAGAACAGATGGGACAAGTGCGCACATTTCCTATCCTGTTTAATAAATAAACAGAAAGTACATATAACGGAAAGAAATCAATGATAGATAAAACTTTCTCTACTCTGATTTTATGCTAAATGCAGACGAAAAAGCTAAAACCGAACTATTCAAATGTTTTATTTTCTTAATAATGGTGAATTCGCTTTATGAATTATTCATTGAAATGTATAAATAAATTCATCAATAGATCTATTAATGTTGTGATATAAGATAATGAACTATTTAAGAGGTCCAAAGGTATCTGAAAAATTAAAAAATAATCAAATGAATAGAATTCTTTTACGAAAACATGAAATAATCTCTTAATTTATTTGTTTGTTATATAAAATATTTCAATATTTCCCGAATAATATGATTTCCGTTACCTATGAAGTAACAGAAAAAACGAAAACAGCTAGATTCCTTTAATACAAGCGTTTATTGTTTGTTTTTTAATCTTTAGAAGAAAGATTTTTAAGTATAAAATGCTGTTTTTCATCTAATAGAAAGCCATTCTATTTTTCTCAGGTCAATCTCTTTGTCCATTTACCATTCCCCCGCCGAATAGGAATGTCTGAGGCTGAAAAATTACCCTCTCTGCTTGTTGGCAGAACCAGAGCAATCACTTTTTTATTAGCTCTCTTGAGTGTCCGGTTGTCAAAAGAAGCGAGATAGTTATAAGTTACTTTCTCAGAGCTATGACCTAAAGATTCACTGATAACGGCAACAGGGATTCCTTCCCGATAAGCAGCTGTGGCCCAAGAATGGCGGGCAACGTAAGAAGTAAGATGCTCTTTTAGCCCCAACTTCTTAGAAAGCTGATGCAGATGATAGTTGTAAAGCCGTAAGGCGCTTTGGTACTGCCCGTACTCATTTTCGCCGATCTGGGTGATAATGGGTAGCAGGTAAGGAGAGTTCTTAACTAAAGGAGCATATTTGCGAAAAAGATTCATCGCACAAGGCTCCAGGCTTACGGTTAGTTCGTGTCCCGTTTTACTACGCCGATAAGTGAGCGTATTCTTTTGAAGATCGCTCTTGCGAAGATGAGCCAGGTCCACAAAAGGGATACCACGAAGATAAAACGAAAGAAGGAACATGTCGCGTGAGAAAGCAAGCGAAGCCGAGGACGAAGCTAGATCCAACGCGCAAAGCTTACGAATAACTTCCGGATTTACGGCACGCTTTTGACAGCTCTCGGTGCCGGTAAAAACCTCTTCAAAAAGTCCCCCAGGCAGATTGGTTATCCCTCTGCGAGAAGCCTGATTACAGATAGAACGCAGCATCCTCATGTACAAGGAAACAGTGTTGCGTCTGCACCCCTGGGAATAAAGATGTTCTTCATACTGCTTAAGTAGGAATGGAGTTAGTTCGGTAAAAGTTGTTTTCTTGTTACCGGTAAATGAGACCAATCGCTTCAATGCGCTCTCATAAGAACGAGCAGTGGCATGACGACCTGAATCCAGCAATTCACTCTTCAGGCATCCAACAAAAATGCTTAATACTTCCATTTGTTTCTTTTGCTTGCACCAATGGTATTTATCCTCTTCCATAAATCATAAGTCTTTATATCTTAATTAAAACATAAATTAAGCACTTATATTTGGAAGAGAAAATACAATTAAAGTGTGTGTTAACGTAATATTTTTTGATATATAAGAGAATGAAATTGTTTTTATTTGTTTGCATATAAACTCTTTTATCACTTATCGTAAACGAAGTATAAAAGACTTCAAAAATAATAAAAAGCTTAAAAGAACCAATAAATATACATAAAAAAACAAATATAAAAGTATTGCAAAAAAAACATTTACAGATTCACACACCTCTCCCCTATTATTCAACATTAAAAATTCTAAAAT
This is a stretch of genomic DNA from uncultured Bacteroides sp.. It encodes these proteins:
- a CDS encoding DUF3575 domain-containing protein gives rise to the protein MIKRITTLILLCSIFGLTSTVWSQSLAVKSDLLSNAFFSPNVSFEQSLGGRFSVDVSLHYNPFGSKESLKRWKHWLVQPELRLWACRPFSGHFWGIHLLAGEFNIADTDLLAGLYKGTKSWRYEGSVMGAGLSYGYQWILSPRWGLEATFGLGYVRASYDRYRCAHCGEKLSSGHKNYLGPTKVAVSLVYMLW
- a CDS encoding site-specific integrase; protein product: MEEDKYHWCKQKKQMEVLSIFVGCLKSELLDSGRHATARSYESALKRLVSFTGNKKTTFTELTPFLLKQYEEHLYSQGCRRNTVSLYMRMLRSICNQASRRGITNLPGGLFEEVFTGTESCQKRAVNPEVIRKLCALDLASSSASLAFSRDMFLLSFYLRGIPFVDLAHLRKSDLQKNTLTYRRSKTGHELTVSLEPCAMNLFRKYAPLVKNSPYLLPIITQIGENEYGQYQSALRLYNYHLHQLSKKLGLKEHLTSYVARHSWATAAYREGIPVAVISESLGHSSEKVTYNYLASFDNRTLKRANKKVIALVLPTSREGNFSASDIPIRRGNGKWTKRLT